One genomic window of Sporosarcina ureae includes the following:
- a CDS encoding AAA family ATPase, which translates to MDTNIKKLHEIKKALNAKFFERENEVEGILVALLSKQHMLMIGPAGTAKSALSVELAKIVNGTSYFQWLLTRFSTPEEVFGPLSLKDLEEGVYKRNTATKMPEAHLVFLDEIFKANSAILNSLLTLINERLFYNDGQPMEVPLMSVIGASNEYPEEGEGLEALFDRFLLRFEINFIADETNFVSMMKDEGEHIEIPTMHLDDLVQLQNMTNKVHLPDEIYETLSTIRRELQDEGIQPSDRRFKQSLSILQARALINQRESVQADDMVILENALWETLDQKETVCTIVRKHSQDVLAQRLSAIENEANEIYDSAVRDQSTEAGMEAVQKISALSTELNNLKEQNVSRTTEVDHLQKQITSLKNEVESSRMDTAYYGETNEKKDENGEQRGVFFRM; encoded by the coding sequence ATGGATACTAATATAAAGAAGTTACATGAAATAAAAAAGGCATTGAACGCAAAGTTCTTTGAACGTGAAAATGAAGTAGAAGGAATTTTAGTAGCTCTTCTATCTAAACAACATATGTTAATGATTGGGCCGGCTGGGACAGCGAAATCTGCACTATCAGTTGAGTTAGCAAAAATCGTGAACGGTACGTCCTATTTTCAATGGTTACTGACCAGATTCAGTACCCCTGAAGAAGTATTCGGACCTTTGTCGTTAAAAGATTTAGAAGAAGGCGTTTATAAGCGCAACACTGCTACTAAAATGCCAGAAGCGCATTTGGTGTTTTTGGATGAAATATTTAAAGCAAACTCTGCCATATTAAACAGTTTATTAACCTTAATCAACGAAAGGTTATTTTATAATGATGGACAACCTATGGAAGTGCCATTAATGTCGGTCATTGGTGCTTCCAACGAATACCCTGAAGAAGGTGAAGGGCTTGAAGCATTATTTGACCGTTTCCTATTACGTTTCGAAATCAATTTCATTGCAGATGAAACAAATTTTGTATCGATGATGAAAGATGAAGGTGAACATATTGAAATCCCGACGATGCATTTGGATGACTTAGTACAACTTCAAAACATGACCAACAAAGTACATCTTCCAGATGAAATATATGAGACATTGTCTACCATTCGAAGAGAACTCCAGGACGAAGGAATTCAGCCGTCGGATCGTCGATTCAAACAATCTTTAAGTATCTTGCAAGCGAGGGCTTTGATCAATCAAAGAGAATCCGTACAGGCAGATGATATGGTGATTCTTGAGAATGCACTCTGGGAGACTTTGGATCAAAAAGAGACTGTTTGTACTATTGTTCGCAAACACTCACAAGATGTATTAGCACAAAGGCTTTCAGCGATTGAAAATGAAGCGAATGAAATCTATGATTCCGCAGTACGTGATCAATCAACAGAAGCAGGTATGGAAGCGGTCCAGAAGATTTCTGCTTTATCAACCGAATTAAATAATCTAAAAGAGCAAAATGTAAGCCGTACTACTGAAGTGGATCACTTACAAAAACAAATTACTTCCTTGAAAAATGAAGTAGAAAGTAGTCGAATGGATACTGCATACTACGGTGAAACGAACGAAAAGAAAGACGAAAATGGTGAGCAACGTGGTGTCTTCTTCAGAATGTAA